Part of the Mycolicibacterium mageritense genome is shown below.
GTGGTCACGGCGCAGTTGGCCGCCAAGCGTCAGGGCACGCACGCGACGAAGACCCGTGGTGAGGTCTCCGGCGGTGGCAAGAAGCCGTACCGGCAGAAGGGCACCGGCCGCGCCCGTCAGGGCTCGACCCGCGCACCGCAGTTCACCGGTGGTGGCGTCGTGCACGGCCCGCAGCCGCGCGACTACAGCCAGCGGACCCCGAAGAAGATGATCGCCGCCGCCCTGCGCGGTGCGCTGTCGGACCGGGCCCGCAACGAGCGCATCCACGCGATCACCGAGCTGATCGAAGGTCAGACCCCGTCGACCAAGAGCGCCAAGGCGTTCCTGGCGACGCTGACCGAGAACAAGAAGGTGCTCGTGGTCATCGGCCGCGCGGACGAGGTGGGCGCCAAGAGCGTTCGCAATCTGCCTGGCGTGCACGTGATCTCGCCCGATCAGCTGAACACCTACGACGTGCTCAACGCTGACGACGTGGTGTTCTCGGTCGAGGCGCTCAATGCGTACATCTCGTCCAACACGAAAGAGGAGGTGTCGGCCTGATGGCTACCGTGACCGACCCCCGCGACATCATCCTGGCCCCGGTCATCTCGGAGAAGTCGTACGGGCTGATCGAGGACAACGTGTACACGTTTGTCGTGCACCCGGATTCGAACAAGACGCAGATCAAGATCGCGATCGAGAAGATCTTCAACGTCAAGGTCGATTCGGTGAACACCGCCAACCGTCAGGGCAAGCGCAAGCGCACCCGCGCCGGTTTCGGTAAGCGCAAGAGCACCAAGCGCGCCATCGTCACGCTGGCCGCGGGTAGCAAGCCGATCGATCTGTTCGGAGCACCGGCCTGAGCCGGGAGCACCGAGGACTAGAGAGATTTAACTGATATGGGAATTCGCAAGTACAAGCCGACGACTCCGGGTCGTCGCGGTGCCAGCGTCTCCGATTTCGCCGAGATCACTCGCGACCATCCGGAGAAGTCGCTGGTTCGCCCGCTGCACGGCAGGGGCGGCCGCAACGCGCACGGTCGAATCACCACCCGGCACAAGGGCGGTGGCCACAAGCGCGCCTACCGCGTCATCGACTTCCGTCGCAATGACAAGGACGGCGTGAACGCCAAGGTCGCGCACATCGAGTACGACCCCAACCGCACCGCGAACATCGCGCTGCTGCACTTCCTGGACGGCGAGAAGCGCTACATCATCGCGCCGCAGGGCCTCAAGCAGGGCGATGTCATCGAGTCCGGTGCCAACGCCGACATCAAGCCGGGCAACAACCTGCCGCTGCGCAACATCCCCGCGGGCACCGTGATCCACGCTGTGGAGCTGCGGCCCGGTGGTGGCGCCAAGCTGGCCCGCTCGGCCGGTGTCAGCATCCAGCTGCTGGGCAAGGAAGGCACCTACGCCTCGCTGCGTATGCCGTCCGGCGAGATCCGTCGCGTCGACGTGCGCTGCCGCGCCACCGTCGGCGAGGTGGGCAACGCCGAGCAGGCCAACATCAACTGGGGCAAGGCAGGCCGGATGCGGTGGAAGGGCAAGCGCCCCACCGTTCGTGGCGTCGTGATGAACCCGGTCGACCACCCGCACGGTGGTGGTGAGGGTAAGACCTCTGGTGGCCGTCACCCGGTGAGCCCGTGGGGCAAGCCTGAGGGCCGCACCCGCAAGCCCAAGAAGGCGAGCGACAAGCTCATCGTCCGACGCCGGCGCACCGGCAAGAAGCGCTAGGAGTAAATAGCGATGCCACGCAGCCTGAAGAAGGGTCCGTTCGTCGACGACCATCTGCTCAAGAAGGTCGACGTTCAGAACGAGAAGAACACCAAGCAGGTCATCAAGACCTGGTCGCGTCGGTCGACCATCATCCCCGACTTCATCGGGCACACCTTTGCGGTACATGACGGCCGCAAGCATGTCCCGGTGTTCGTCACCGAGGCGATGGTCGGGCACAAGCTCGGCGAGTTCGCCCCGACGCGCACGTTCAAGGGTCACATCAAGGACGACCGGAAGAGCAAGCGTCGATGAGCACTGTTACCGAATACCCGTCCGCGCAAGCGAAGGCGCGCTTCGTGCGCGTCTCGGCCACCAAGGCCCGGCGCGTCATCGACCTGGTCCGCGGCAAGAGCGTCGAGGAAGCCCTCGACATCCTGCGGTGGGCACCGCAGGCCGCCAGCGAGCCGGTCGCCAAGGTGATC
Proteins encoded:
- the rplD gene encoding 50S ribosomal protein L4, whose translation is MTLKIDVKTPAGKTDGSVELPAALFDVEPNIALMHQVVTAQLAAKRQGTHATKTRGEVSGGGKKPYRQKGTGRARQGSTRAPQFTGGGVVHGPQPRDYSQRTPKKMIAAALRGALSDRARNERIHAITELIEGQTPSTKSAKAFLATLTENKKVLVVIGRADEVGAKSVRNLPGVHVISPDQLNTYDVLNADDVVFSVEALNAYISSNTKEEVSA
- the rplW gene encoding 50S ribosomal protein L23 yields the protein MATVTDPRDIILAPVISEKSYGLIEDNVYTFVVHPDSNKTQIKIAIEKIFNVKVDSVNTANRQGKRKRTRAGFGKRKSTKRAIVTLAAGSKPIDLFGAPA
- the rplB gene encoding 50S ribosomal protein L2, coding for MGIRKYKPTTPGRRGASVSDFAEITRDHPEKSLVRPLHGRGGRNAHGRITTRHKGGGHKRAYRVIDFRRNDKDGVNAKVAHIEYDPNRTANIALLHFLDGEKRYIIAPQGLKQGDVIESGANADIKPGNNLPLRNIPAGTVIHAVELRPGGGAKLARSAGVSIQLLGKEGTYASLRMPSGEIRRVDVRCRATVGEVGNAEQANINWGKAGRMRWKGKRPTVRGVVMNPVDHPHGGGEGKTSGGRHPVSPWGKPEGRTRKPKKASDKLIVRRRRTGKKR
- the rpsS gene encoding 30S ribosomal protein S19; amino-acid sequence: MPRSLKKGPFVDDHLLKKVDVQNEKNTKQVIKTWSRRSTIIPDFIGHTFAVHDGRKHVPVFVTEAMVGHKLGEFAPTRTFKGHIKDDRKSKRR